A genomic segment from Methanoplanus limicola DSM 2279 encodes:
- the brxL gene encoding protease Lon-related BREX system protein BrxL, which produces MSFELDSLDEKTTDLFEGYVVRKDLAREFAEKYPVPNYVAEFLIGKFCATTDEDEIAEGLEIVHKQLRDKVVKAGEQELFKARAKDKGTVKVIDLITARLDARSDNFFAAIPSLLINDAFIPSEFVYEHERMLTGGFYAEIEVEYGATQTEGQRSYPFTVKNLRPIQLSKRNVLDDLAAGREKMTTEEWKDFLCRSVGLEPSVLSERAKAVLFLRMIPFVEKNYNFIELGPRGTGKSYLFQQISPYSHLVSGGKATVAKMFVNNSSGQRGLVCQYDIVCFDEVSGISFDQKDGVNIMKGYMESGEFSRGKENIRAEGGIAMLGNFDVDVEHQQRIGHLFGPLPKEIRDDTAFMDRIHSYIPGWDYPKVHPDLLTEHYGFVSDFLAESWNRLRGESRLHKINGRVFFGDALSGRDRRAVNKTIDGLLKLLYPSSDMDIEEEDIEWAVRTALECRRRVKEQQKRIGSAEFRNTMFSYRLGVDGIEQYVSTPELHSENEISSDPLPPGQVWGIGPGDQNEGSGLYKIEVTTTPGSTIRLINVKAPSGLRESVKTAEQVLYTQNRILIGDHNPKEAEFSIQVRSLTSAKGGSSISMPILLALCSASIGKSLKGGIVIVGGMSVGGTIEPVYNALDMAELAAENGAVAILLPVASRKQLIDMSDDLASRLMVIYYKDPRDALFKVLGE; this is translated from the coding sequence ATGTCTTTTGAACTTGACTCCCTTGATGAAAAGACCACAGACCTTTTTGAGGGCTATGTAGTCAGAAAAGACCTTGCAAGAGAGTTTGCAGAAAAATATCCGGTTCCAAATTACGTAGCAGAGTTCTTAATCGGAAAATTCTGTGCGACAACAGATGAAGATGAGATTGCTGAAGGTCTGGAGATAGTTCATAAACAGCTTAGGGATAAAGTTGTAAAAGCCGGAGAACAGGAACTGTTTAAGGCAAGGGCCAAAGACAAAGGGACTGTAAAGGTTATTGACTTAATCACGGCAAGACTTGATGCAAGATCAGACAATTTCTTTGCCGCAATTCCCTCTCTTCTCATCAATGATGCCTTTATCCCGTCTGAATTTGTCTATGAGCATGAAAGGATGCTCACCGGAGGTTTTTATGCGGAAATTGAGGTTGAATACGGGGCTACGCAGACAGAAGGGCAGAGATCATATCCTTTTACTGTGAAAAATCTCCGGCCTATCCAGCTTTCAAAAAGAAATGTACTCGATGACCTTGCTGCCGGCAGGGAAAAGATGACAACAGAAGAGTGGAAGGATTTTCTCTGCCGGAGTGTCGGGCTTGAACCTTCTGTATTATCCGAGCGTGCAAAAGCCGTTCTTTTTCTCCGGATGATACCCTTTGTTGAAAAGAATTATAATTTTATTGAACTTGGTCCGAGAGGAACGGGTAAAAGTTACTTATTCCAGCAGATAAGTCCTTATTCCCATCTGGTTTCCGGCGGAAAAGCAACCGTTGCAAAGATGTTTGTCAATAATTCATCCGGACAGAGAGGGCTTGTCTGTCAGTATGATATAGTCTGTTTTGATGAGGTCTCAGGAATCAGCTTTGATCAGAAAGACGGCGTTAATATCATGAAAGGCTATATGGAGAGCGGGGAGTTTTCCAGAGGCAAGGAGAATATAAGGGCAGAAGGCGGCATTGCAATGCTTGGTAACTTTGATGTTGATGTTGAGCATCAACAGAGAATCGGGCATTTATTTGGTCCGCTTCCAAAAGAGATCAGGGATGATACTGCGTTTATGGACAGAATTCACAGTTACATCCCCGGATGGGACTATCCAAAAGTCCACCCTGACCTTCTGACTGAGCATTACGGCTTTGTCAGTGATTTCCTTGCGGAATCATGGAACCGACTCAGAGGTGAGAGCAGGCTGCATAAAATTAATGGCAGGGTCTTCTTTGGTGATGCACTAAGCGGCAGGGACAGGCGTGCAGTCAACAAAACCATTGACGGGTTGTTAAAACTGCTCTATCCTTCTTCAGATATGGACATTGAAGAAGAGGATATTGAATGGGCTGTAAGAACTGCACTTGAGTGCAGAAGAAGGGTTAAGGAACAGCAGAAGAGAATAGGTTCTGCCGAATTCAGAAATACTATGTTTAGCTACCGGCTTGGTGTTGACGGTATTGAGCAGTATGTTTCCACCCCGGAATTACACAGTGAAAATGAGATCAGTTCAGATCCTCTTCCTCCAGGACAGGTATGGGGGATCGGGCCGGGAGATCAGAATGAGGGAAGTGGTCTTTATAAAATTGAAGTCACCACAACACCCGGTTCAACAATCCGGCTGATAAATGTCAAGGCTCCGTCAGGGTTAAGAGAGAGTGTAAAGACTGCTGAACAGGTCTTATATACACAGAACAGAATTCTGATTGGCGATCACAATCCTAAAGAGGCTGAATTCTCCATTCAGGTGAGATCTCTGACTTCAGCAAAGGGCGGAAGCTCGATAAGTATGCCGATTCTTCTGGCTTTATGCTCGGCATCAATTGGAAAGAGCCTTAAGGGTGGAATAGTTATTGTCGGTGGTATGAGTGTTGGCGGTACAATTGAGCCGGTTTACAATGCACTTGATATGGCAGAACTTGCTGCTGAGAACGGAGCCGTTGCAATACTTCTTCCGGTTGCCAGCAGGAAGCAGCTTATTGATATGTCAGATGATCTTGCTTCCCGGCTTATGGTGATTTATTATAAAGATCCAAGGGATGCTCTGTTTAAAGTTTTAGGGGAGTGA
- a CDS encoding PEGA domain-containing protein: protein MNTLKLIILITFITAIIAPAAAGPVGSIDITTDPPGAEIYLDRTKLDYRSDVLINGVDVGIHSLGLELKGYDTYYISNLEVLTNTKTYVRHTFEKPEDNIIISSSPKGAEVYINDIYYGKTPAGVSLEAGRYNLRIELEGYLVQESTYDADPDSISDGDTYFELEPVPDKGSLIVKSVPENARIYLDGKSAGTTSFRLNDIEPGEHTIRLEKSGFDSLEETVVISEYEDNIAEFVMHPKAGIISIDSAPAKGQVYINERYLGKTPFSDYFEQGSYEITIKSEAFEDYTEEIKLGHDGESLLAILTPSAERLIISAEEEIEKNLDYEPETAINYLNRSREELADEDYISSEESAKKAIDYAKDVDGDGLPNRIDIQPKIRNPYIYLIPLIILLITILIIYIDYRRCSINAVVEIPEIKSQNKGGITAAVNLTLDNYYKGFVCPVYLDDKLSDIITSPGRTEVSIENISSGTHELKLHLVINKKRYGTKTVEKSVIFDQNDPVK from the coding sequence ATGAATACTCTAAAACTCATAATTCTGATAACCTTCATAACGGCAATAATCGCCCCCGCAGCAGCAGGCCCTGTCGGTTCAATCGATATAACGACAGATCCTCCCGGCGCTGAGATCTACTTAGACCGGACAAAACTGGATTACAGAAGTGACGTCCTGATAAACGGCGTTGATGTGGGCATCCATTCCCTCGGACTGGAGCTTAAAGGCTATGACACATATTACATCAGTAACCTTGAAGTGCTGACCAACACCAAAACCTATGTACGGCATACATTTGAAAAACCCGAAGACAACATAATAATCTCATCCAGCCCAAAAGGGGCAGAAGTATACATAAACGACATCTATTATGGCAAAACACCTGCCGGAGTATCGCTCGAAGCCGGCAGATATAATCTCAGGATAGAACTTGAAGGCTACCTGGTTCAGGAATCGACCTATGACGCCGATCCTGACTCCATATCTGATGGCGACACCTACTTTGAACTTGAACCTGTCCCGGATAAAGGCAGCCTCATTGTAAAATCCGTCCCCGAAAATGCCCGGATATACCTGGACGGAAAAAGTGCCGGCACAACCAGCTTCAGATTAAACGATATAGAACCTGGTGAACATACAATAAGACTTGAAAAATCCGGCTTTGACAGTCTGGAAGAGACAGTTGTCATATCTGAATATGAGGATAACATTGCTGAGTTTGTAATGCACCCGAAGGCCGGCATAATCAGCATCGACTCAGCCCCTGCCAAAGGTCAGGTTTACATAAATGAGAGATATCTTGGGAAAACCCCGTTTTCAGATTACTTTGAACAGGGCAGTTATGAAATAACCATAAAATCCGAAGCATTTGAGGACTACACAGAAGAGATAAAACTTGGACATGACGGTGAATCCTTACTTGCCATTTTGACCCCCTCGGCAGAAAGACTGATTATCTCTGCTGAAGAAGAGATTGAAAAAAACCTGGATTACGAACCGGAAACAGCCATAAATTATCTGAACCGGAGCAGAGAGGAACTTGCAGATGAAGATTACATCTCCTCTGAAGAGTCGGCAAAAAAAGCCATTGATTATGCAAAAGATGTTGACGGAGACGGCCTGCCCAACAGAATTGACATCCAGCCAAAAATCCGGAACCCGTACATATACTTAATTCCGCTGATAATCCTCCTCATAACTATCCTGATAATTTACATAGATTACAGAAGATGCAGCATAAATGCAGTTGTCGAAATTCCGGAGATAAAATCCCAAAATAAAGGAGGCATAACTGCGGCTGTAAACCTCACTCTGGATAATTATTACAAAGGATTTGTATGCCCCGTATATCTGGATGATAAATTATCAGACATAATTACCAGTCCCGGAAGAACAGAAGTCAGCATTGAAAATATCTCCTCTGGCACTCACGAACTGAAATTACATTTAGTCATCAACAAAAAAAGATATGGGACAAAAACGGTTGAAAAAAGCGTAATCTTTGATCAAAATGATCCGGTTAAATAA
- the pglZ gene encoding BREX-1 system phosphatase PglZ type B: MPGKFIEEVKKAILSAASDYDRERLSAPVALIWTDHNREWEPVVEKLVKDHGMPIATFGSYDPEEFKGPAIYIRCLISHNLNGGSFGVADVSPDSGVSDESGVPEFPKEGTPVIYLPGYSKDVLRNPENCPEELLQLFELQYRGIVWSQKNNRDWTIPAFIKNILDIDIIMDKETRQAAINAVGALCDEDVTLIKNRAPLNASYFNSLIHPDTKKQLLLWMNSPKEEKERMGPEQWRPFCSICKSEYEFDPEKDTPVTAAEKLGSLKNNWSNVWERYCENPDKYVNIPTLLRNSKMPPLVVYQDSWPQNNDKLEKKVKEELLHLQELNRNDAVKKVLTLEKNHKIRRDWVWAKIGESPYACTLKYLAKLAEIVRENRFSGTIQEQAERYTEEYFTADDAILKAIREAGKDKECLRITSAAIAAISKSWFSSLAESFQKEWTNNPPEISKSGYKPEKGTVYLFVDGLRFDLANELKEIISKDHPETDLNFSYAALPTLTSTAKPAVMPIAGELIAGSEFTPFTKTEAAANITALRRIMEEHSIQVLDDNRTGDPDGSAWTDCGNIDHEGHDKQIELPLIIPAELERISKRVQELINAGWSEIKIVTDHGWVFMPGEMDKTELLPALTEVKKSRCARLRPDAKTIFPTSKWHWDRNATVVFSPGITCFDSGKVYEHGGLSPQEVIIPQMTVKGREKAKTGLVKITEMTWRGLRLKGKTEGCEGLSADIRTQPGDENSSLIDSVKEISDEKLSLLVLDDSLEGSEAFLVLIDSDKTVCYQKEITIGEE, encoded by the coding sequence ATGCCGGGGAAATTTATTGAGGAAGTGAAGAAGGCTATTTTGAGTGCAGCGTCTGACTATGACAGGGAGAGGTTATCCGCTCCGGTTGCACTGATATGGACAGATCATAACCGGGAATGGGAGCCGGTTGTTGAAAAACTTGTAAAAGATCACGGGATGCCGATTGCAACATTTGGCAGTTATGATCCTGAGGAATTTAAAGGCCCTGCAATTTATATCCGGTGCTTAATTTCGCATAATCTGAACGGTGGCAGTTTTGGGGTTGCTGATGTTTCCCCGGATTCCGGAGTGTCTGATGAATCAGGCGTACCGGAATTTCCAAAAGAAGGAACTCCGGTCATATACCTTCCCGGATATTCAAAAGATGTTTTAAGAAACCCGGAAAACTGCCCGGAAGAACTGCTTCAGCTCTTTGAACTTCAGTACAGAGGGATAGTATGGTCACAGAAAAATAACAGGGACTGGACAATACCCGCCTTTATCAAAAATATCCTTGATATTGACATAATAATGGATAAAGAGACAAGACAGGCCGCTATAAATGCAGTCGGTGCTCTCTGTGACGAAGATGTAACATTAATCAAAAACAGAGCACCCTTAAACGCCTCTTACTTTAACTCCCTCATTCACCCCGACACAAAAAAACAGCTCCTCCTCTGGATGAACTCTCCAAAAGAAGAAAAAGAGAGAATGGGGCCGGAACAGTGGCGGCCATTCTGCTCAATCTGTAAATCCGAATATGAATTTGACCCGGAAAAAGATACTCCTGTAACAGCCGCAGAAAAACTTGGCTCACTTAAGAACAACTGGTCAAATGTCTGGGAGAGATACTGCGAAAATCCGGACAAATACGTAAACATTCCTACCCTTCTTAGAAATTCAAAAATGCCGCCTCTGGTTGTATATCAGGACTCATGGCCTCAGAATAATGATAAACTGGAGAAAAAAGTCAAAGAAGAGCTTCTTCACTTGCAGGAACTAAACCGGAATGATGCAGTCAAAAAAGTCCTAACCCTGGAGAAGAACCATAAAATCAGAAGAGACTGGGTCTGGGCAAAAATTGGAGAAAGCCCTTACGCATGCACATTAAAATACCTTGCAAAACTCGCAGAAATAGTCCGGGAGAACAGATTTTCCGGAACAATACAGGAGCAGGCAGAAAGATACACAGAGGAATACTTCACAGCCGATGATGCGATATTAAAGGCAATAAGGGAAGCAGGAAAGGACAAAGAATGCCTCCGGATAACATCAGCAGCAATTGCAGCAATATCAAAATCATGGTTCTCTTCACTTGCAGAAAGTTTTCAGAAAGAATGGACCAACAACCCGCCGGAAATTTCCAAATCGGGTTATAAACCGGAAAAAGGAACGGTTTACCTCTTCGTTGACGGTCTTAGATTTGACCTGGCAAATGAACTTAAAGAAATAATCAGCAAGGACCATCCTGAAACAGACCTTAATTTCAGCTATGCAGCACTTCCGACATTAACCTCAACTGCAAAACCGGCAGTAATGCCAATAGCCGGAGAACTAATTGCAGGCAGTGAATTCACTCCGTTTACAAAAACAGAGGCAGCAGCAAACATCACGGCCCTTAGAAGAATAATGGAAGAGCATAGTATTCAGGTTCTTGATGATAATCGAACAGGAGATCCTGACGGTTCAGCATGGACGGACTGCGGAAATATCGACCATGAAGGGCATGACAAACAGATTGAACTCCCGCTGATAATTCCGGCAGAACTTGAAAGAATAAGCAAAAGAGTACAGGAACTGATAAATGCAGGCTGGAGTGAGATAAAAATTGTAACAGATCATGGCTGGGTTTTCATGCCCGGAGAAATGGATAAGACTGAACTCCTCCCGGCCCTCACAGAAGTTAAAAAGAGCAGGTGTGCCAGACTTCGCCCGGATGCGAAAACCATCTTCCCGACTTCAAAGTGGCATTGGGACAGAAATGCAACCGTGGTTTTCTCACCCGGAATTACCTGTTTTGACTCCGGAAAGGTATATGAACACGGCGGACTAAGCCCACAGGAAGTAATAATCCCACAGATGACAGTAAAGGGCAGGGAAAAAGCCAAAACCGGATTAGTAAAAATAACAGAAATGACATGGAGAGGACTGAGACTAAAAGGAAAGACCGAAGGCTGTGAAGGTCTGTCTGCTGATATAAGGACTCAGCCGGGAGATGAGAATTCCTCCCTTATTGATTCCGTTAAGGAAATATCAGATGAAAAACTCTCCCTTTTGGTTTTAGATGACAGTCTTGAAGGTTCTGAGGCATTTCTGGTTCTCATAGACTCAGATAAAACTGTATGCTATCAAAAGGAAATCACAATAGGAGAAGAATAA
- a CDS encoding DUF2254 family protein: MEYIDEKEAENPGEFWTNVYFLVFFVPLVLAAGLYLLLKIFKFPTTLDDDTTRYLLSAFIQSLAAVIAIVVSLTLVAIQFTASEYSSRVIEVFKKNHAMWAIIAGYISGISLFAFILMSISDSEVVYGIKSYAVFYSFFLFIALLVTLIPHIRITLNSMNAEKVIDNLFDDLTSEKLISLQPKDDPFHDLFVIINSSAIKGDMVTFSYGLKRIREKFIEIVNSSEQELDSNSICSGFYDNVKRTSLILFEKREEKFIFEIIINMNNIVRRIDCNNILKFKEDTLNLDESIEINIHNIIAFLGNNAIDHEFESIYSYSINLISGRIAHCLGLYYYKHDDDYIFIMKSKLLSLNKMAYKFMKSGNSQSYDEIVSEIKNINQSFIDNSKEVPNEIINLLVDKWNDLVYRYMKSPECQKGQYYLEPIWELVSYSKISHLNKEEIENILEILKDIGRDAYRKYNLPEITILIKRELFDLGLHFMDKDNSELNDIVVDYLAKLHYLCDGLEEIENDSKNRFAYSSGVYAGEEELENRCGLIITDMINTLERPYSCSDEEAEYIKKRIYIE, translated from the coding sequence TTGGAGTATATTGACGAAAAAGAGGCGGAAAATCCGGGTGAGTTCTGGACAAATGTTTACTTTTTGGTTTTTTTTGTTCCTTTAGTTTTAGCGGCCGGATTATATCTTCTGCTAAAAATTTTCAAATTTCCAACAACTCTGGATGATGATACAACAAGGTACCTCTTAAGTGCGTTTATCCAGAGTCTTGCTGCTGTAATTGCTATTGTTGTATCCTTAACACTGGTTGCAATTCAGTTTACTGCCTCGGAATATTCTTCAAGGGTCATTGAGGTTTTTAAGAAAAACCATGCAATGTGGGCGATAATTGCCGGATATATCTCCGGGATATCTCTATTTGCATTTATTCTGATGAGTATTTCAGATTCAGAGGTAGTTTACGGAATTAAATCATATGCTGTTTTTTATTCGTTTTTCCTGTTTATTGCTCTCCTCGTTACATTAATTCCACATATCAGAATTACTCTTAATAGTATGAATGCGGAGAAGGTAATTGATAATCTATTTGACGATCTGACTTCTGAGAAACTTATCAGTTTGCAGCCTAAAGATGATCCATTCCATGATCTTTTTGTGATAATTAACAGTTCTGCAATTAAAGGTGATATGGTAACCTTTAGTTATGGGCTTAAAAGAATCAGAGAGAAATTTATTGAGATAGTTAATTCTTCAGAGCAGGAATTAGACTCAAATTCTATCTGCTCTGGATTTTATGATAATGTCAAAAGAACTTCGTTAATTCTCTTTGAAAAACGGGAAGAAAAGTTTATTTTTGAGATCATTATCAATATGAATAATATTGTAAGGAGAATTGATTGTAATAATATATTAAAATTTAAAGAGGATACGTTAAATCTGGATGAAAGTATTGAGATTAATATTCATAATATTATAGCATTTTTAGGAAATAATGCAATTGATCATGAATTTGAATCAATTTATTCCTATAGTATTAATTTGATCTCAGGAAGAATTGCTCACTGTTTGGGTTTATATTACTACAAACATGATGATGATTATATTTTTATTATGAAGAGTAAACTATTGTCTCTTAACAAAATGGCTTACAAATTTATGAAATCTGGAAACAGTCAAAGTTATGATGAAATAGTTTCTGAAATTAAAAATATTAACCAAAGTTTTATTGACAATAGTAAAGAAGTTCCAAATGAAATTATAAATTTACTGGTTGATAAGTGGAATGATCTTGTTTATAGGTATATGAAATCACCTGAGTGCCAAAAAGGACAATACTACTTAGAGCCAATATGGGAATTAGTATCTTATTCCAAAATTAGTCATTTAAATAAAGAAGAGATAGAGAATATTTTGGAGATATTGAAAGATATAGGAAGAGATGCTTATCGGAAATATAACCTGCCTGAAATAACTATTCTGATAAAAAGGGAATTATTTGATTTAGGTCTGCATTTTATGGATAAAGACAATTCTGAATTAAATGATATTGTGGTTGATTATCTTGCTAAATTACACTATTTATGTGACGGGCTTGAAGAAATTGAAAATGATTCAAAAAACAGATTTGCCTATAGTTCCGGGGTTTATGCTGGTGAAGAGGAACTTGAAAATCGCTGTGGCTTAATAATTACTGATATGATAAACACTTTGGAAAGACCATATTCGTGCAGTGATGAAGAGGCTGAATATATAAAAAAAAGGATTTACATTGAATAA
- a CDS encoding PDDEXK nuclease domain-containing protein: MEIADTKEYNELIYEIKSIVRTSRTQAVASVNRGLINMYFRIGKNILLKQETEGWGKSVVDCISSDLLREFPEMKGFSARNLWRMRKFAREYIKFIDLPQPVAEIPWGHNIVIIEKIKSTDEREFYIKKTIENGWSRNVLIHQIESDLYSRTLNAQKKSVNNFRSTLPEKQSELAVSIMKDPLCLEFLGVSEDVKERELQRSLIFRLRDFLIELGKGFAFVGNEYRLSVGGEDFFIDLLFYHTKLHCYVVIELKIDSFKPEYAGKLNFYLSAVDDLLRDLPADNPTIGLLLCKERNDIVAEYALRDLSKPMGISTYYLKTPPEEMEKLLPTVKELQGIIEDDE; this comes from the coding sequence ATGGAAATCGCAGATACAAAAGAGTACAATGAGCTTATTTATGAAATAAAGTCCATTGTCCGGACATCAAGGACACAGGCAGTTGCTTCTGTTAACCGTGGATTAATCAATATGTACTTCCGGATTGGAAAGAACATACTCTTAAAACAGGAGACAGAAGGCTGGGGAAAATCTGTTGTTGACTGTATTTCATCAGACCTGCTGAGAGAATTTCCGGAAATGAAAGGATTCTCTGCAAGAAATCTATGGAGAATGAGGAAGTTCGCAAGGGAATATATAAAGTTTATTGATCTGCCACAGCCTGTGGCAGAAATTCCCTGGGGTCACAACATAGTGATAATTGAGAAAATTAAATCCACAGATGAACGGGAATTCTATATAAAAAAGACGATTGAGAACGGCTGGTCAAGAAATGTCCTTATACATCAGATTGAGAGTGATTTATACTCAAGAACTCTCAATGCTCAGAAAAAAAGTGTAAATAATTTCAGGAGTACACTACCGGAAAAACAGTCTGAACTTGCAGTATCAATTATGAAAGACCCCCTCTGCCTTGAGTTCCTCGGAGTATCTGAAGATGTAAAGGAGAGGGAACTTCAGAGATCATTAATCTTTAGACTGAGGGATTTCCTTATCGAACTTGGAAAAGGCTTTGCATTTGTCGGCAATGAATACAGGTTGTCAGTTGGTGGGGAGGATTTTTTTATTGACCTTCTGTTTTACCATACGAAACTTCACTGCTATGTGGTAATAGAACTGAAGATTGATAGTTTTAAACCGGAATATGCCGGGAAATTAAATTTCTATCTCTCAGCCGTTGATGACCTGTTAAGAGACCTTCCGGCTGACAACCCGACAATCGGATTACTGCTCTGTAAGGAAAGAAATGATATTGTTGCTGAGTATGCACTCCGGGATTTATCTAAACCTATGGGAATTTCAACATATTACCTAAAGACACCTCCGGAAGAGATGGAGAAACTACTTCCTACTGTTAAGGAGTTGCAGGGTATAATTGAAGATGATGAATGA
- a CDS encoding ATP-binding protein has translation MALLTKIQVMEILSDWNDWNDWNDWNDWNYRKKDYDAFGKYLNRPKYQDKIELFRDSGEIIVLTGIRRSGKSTLLKLEMKALSETVDKKCLLYVNFEDLRLYNCDNEDILSLIFTTYRENINPDGEVYLFLDEVQNVSGWEKWVYTLYELNQAKIYITGSSSKMLSSDIATALSGRHLSIEVYPLTFMEYLSFKGVTCGSLLDYTSKKIQINRLFNEYIKSGGFPKIANLKTELKHEELISYYNTILVKDIAGRYNIDHKKLENLTYYLLSNDTKKNSINSISKALGYNYATVESYVNALKEAYMFFSIRNYDYSLKKQLKSDNKYYSFDTGFVNAVSFKFSENIGRLYENVVFNELKRRGYEIFFLNQNNSECDFIIKKRDEVVGACQVCYDLNNHNMQREVDGLIMACKNFGLDKGYIITESRSELMSFNGIDIEVMAITQFLLF, from the coding sequence ATGGCTCTGCTTACCAAGATTCAGGTTATGGAGATCCTGAGTGACTGGAATGACTGGAATGACTGGAATGACTGGAATGACTGGAATTACCGGAAAAAAGATTACGATGCGTTTGGCAAATATCTGAACCGGCCAAAATATCAGGACAAAATAGAGTTATTCAGAGATTCTGGCGAGATAATTGTACTTACTGGTATCAGAAGAAGTGGCAAGTCAACACTGCTTAAGCTGGAGATGAAGGCCCTCTCTGAAACTGTGGATAAAAAATGTCTCCTGTATGTAAATTTTGAGGATTTAAGGCTCTACAATTGCGATAATGAAGATATTTTGTCCTTGATTTTTACCACATACCGCGAAAATATTAATCCTGACGGTGAAGTTTACTTATTTCTGGATGAGGTTCAGAATGTTTCCGGGTGGGAAAAATGGGTCTATACTCTCTATGAATTAAATCAGGCAAAGATCTATATTACAGGTTCATCATCAAAGATGCTTTCAAGCGATATTGCCACTGCACTGAGCGGCAGGCATCTCAGTATTGAGGTATATCCACTGACATTTATGGAATATCTCTCTTTTAAAGGTGTAACCTGCGGCAGCCTTCTTGACTACACCTCTAAAAAAATTCAGATTAACCGTTTGTTTAATGAATATATAAAATCAGGTGGTTTTCCAAAGATTGCTAATCTAAAGACAGAACTGAAGCATGAGGAACTGATCTCTTATTACAACACAATTCTGGTGAAAGATATTGCAGGAAGATATAATATTGACCATAAAAAACTTGAAAATCTCACTTATTACCTGCTCTCAAATGACACCAAAAAAAACAGCATTAACAGTATTTCAAAGGCATTGGGATATAATTACGCTACTGTTGAGAGTTATGTAAATGCACTAAAAGAAGCTTATATGTTCTTTAGTATCCGGAATTATGACTACTCTTTAAAAAAGCAGCTTAAATCCGACAATAAATATTACTCTTTCGATACCGGATTTGTAAATGCAGTCTCATTTAAGTTTTCTGAAAATATTGGGAGGCTGTATGAGAATGTGGTCTTTAATGAACTTAAACGGCGTGGGTATGAGATATTTTTCCTGAATCAGAATAATTCTGAGTGTGATTTTATAATTAAGAAGAGAGATGAAGTTGTGGGGGCCTGTCAGGTATGCTATGATCTGAATAATCACAATATGCAAAGGGAAGTGGATGGACTGATTATGGCCTGCAAAAATTTCGGGCTTGATAAGGGGTATATCATCACAGAAAGTCGCAGTGAACTTATGAGTTTTAATGGTATTGATATTGAGGTAATGGCTATTACGCAGTTTCTGCTTTTTTAG